A stretch of DNA from Spirosoma endbachense:
CCGCGGACGGTCGCAGCCGCGGACGGTCGCAGCCGCGGACGGTCGCAACGGCGGACCGTGGTTACTACTGATGCGCAAACAAACCGTGGCACCGCACGGCGGACCGTGGCTTGAGACCAAAGTCCTAGTAATAAGGGAGCTATACCATCAAAAATGCGTTAGGATTCGCCGGCAGTATCAGCGGGTGCGATCCCGAATCTGCTTTTTAAGGTGATAAAGCCGCGGCAAAGCTACCCGACATGGAATTTTCGCACACAAATGCCATGTCAACCAACATCAGTTGGTCGCTTGTGGTCAAAGGGGATGTGTTGACGCTCGTTTAACTTGCGCTTTGGTCGGGTTACCAGAAGCGATGCCTGGCATAAAACAACCGTGAACCAGTGCTGAAAGAACCGGCAACTATTGCCTGCGCCTATTCAGCGTTTTCGTCCATCAAAACGATTGAGCCGAAATCATCGGCAGGCTTAAACGTGCATAAGTTACACGATTAATCTATCGCCATAAGCCAATGTAAACGAGAAGAATCAACAGCAACGTGTTTCTGGAGGGGGCGAGTGAACCGGTAACGAGCGCAATGGAATAACGAAGGCCTGATCGGGTATCAGTACCGCTTCGCGCCAGCCGTAATCCGGGAAATGAAGAACAATTTGGGAGGTAAGAGAATATTCTTTTAGCAGAAACTTGAGCCATTGGCTGGCCTTGCGATTGGCCGCATCGGAATTGGTGAGGTGATCGTGTAAAAAGGTTAGCAGATCGCTTTGCCAAAACGATCGTTTATTCGTTTCCAGACCAGCAATAAGCAGGGTATCTCCCTGAATTTGCAGACTTACCACATCGTAGTAGCGGCCCCGGTAACCAAAACCATTCGTTGTTGCATCGATCAGGTTGGTTCCGTTCAGTTTGTCCTTCAGAGGAATCTGGAATTCAACGATGCTGTCGACGGATCGGTACACAATCAGCTGTTTAGACAGGTCATGCTGTTCCTGCCACTGGACACTGATAAATACGAGCACGTATCCCAGTGTGTGGTAAAGTAAAAGCAGGAATAAACCTAAGCCGACAACACGTTTCACGGTTGGTAGTGAAGAATATGGCTCAAATGTAATCGTTTTTAGAAAAAATAGTATTGCTGTTCAGGTAAACTATTTTCGTGAGTAGTTTACTGATCTGATCATGGCTGGAATGTCCGTTCTCGCTATAAACGACCAACCTTGATCTGTTCGCTTTTAAATTTAGCAAGATTAATCGTACTAGTGGTTTGCCAATTTCTATTTGACAAACCTATAAGGTTTCAAAAACCGCATCGGCGGCCCGGCGCATCGGCGGCCCGGCTTATAGGTTTAAATTGGCCGGGCTAACCTCTGTGGTTTGAGAAGTCTAATGGCAAGGTTTTGGAGAATCGCAGACGAACCATCGCATCGACGAACCGTCCTCTCTGTGCCGGTTTTAAGAAACCTCTCCGTGTCAGTTTGAAGAAACTGACACCACATCACCACATCAACTTCTTTTCTGGGGAATTCAAGGATCAATAAAAGGCAGTTGTATGTAATCGTATTGTTCCGGGCAGGTAACCAAAATGTTTTTTAAACGCTGCGGAAAAGCTACTGATGTTGTTGTAGCCAATGTGGAAAGAAACCTCCGAAACGTTCATTTGCTCCGAAGTCAGTAATTGCTGCGCGGCCCGCATGCGTAATGTGTGAATGTGGCCAAAAACAGTAGTCCCAAAAAAATGCTTGTAGCCTTTTTTGAGCTTAAACTCGTTGAGGCCGAAACGATAACAAATGCCTGTGAGGGTTAAGGGTTCCAGATAGGTGTGGTTAATAAAATCATGCACAGCCTTCAACCGCTCCCGGTCTGCACGGCTCCATTTCTCGTTTTTTCCATTGCCAGCACCGGCATTCAGCTGCTCTAGTTGCAGCGCAAATAGTTCGAGCGTTTTAGCTTCAATGAACAGGTATTTGGTCAGGCCCTGAAAGTTACATTTCGCTATGGCATGCAGCAACTCTGCCATACGGGGCTGCAAGGCCATTTTGCCGGGTGGCACTAGCAAGGTTTGCCCACGTTCCATGCTGTTCAGAACCTGATCCAGATAATGTACACCTGCCGATTGTGCTATGGTTTTAAAATACGTATTGTCGTAGCAAAGCGAGAAGGCCTGTAGCTTATGGTTAAGGATGATGTGTTCGCCCTGAAAATCAGGCGTATACTGAAAGCCATGTGTATTGCCCCAATGGTGCACCGAATTTTTGTTCAGGGTGAATTGCGATTCTACCTCGCCACTCAAAATAAACGAAGAGCTTATACTTTCTGAATTTTCGGGATCAACCAGTACAAGCTTTCGTTCGGTATTGAAATTGGCATACACCAACTCGATTCCGGGTGTTTGGATAGTCGTGATTTGAGCATGGGCAAGATGTGGCTCGTTAAAGTTGGCGATTACCTCAACATAACGATCGTTGCGGAACACTTCCTGTTGCGAAATGTCACTGAAAATATTGCCCCAGTTGTGATTATCGATTTTATCCATTTTGCCGCAACCAAAATCCGTTTATCCTTAACAGTATCGCAGACTTAAGGTGAAAATTTGCACTACAAAAAACAACATAAATGGACAACATGAACACTATATTTGAACCAGCGGCTAATAAAGTTCGCTTATGGAAATGGACCTCGCTTGTATTTTACCCAATCGGAGTAGTTCGCATCTGGAAAGGTAATCACCGCCTTTGGGTCAGATTGCTTTACACACTGGTCGGCCTGCCTTTGTTTCTGCTTATTTTCATCTATCTGGCTATTACGGGGTTTGCCTTTTTTCTGCCCCCACTTGATATGAGTGTTGGCAACCGTACCGATCGTACCATCGTTAATAGCGGAGGAAATTACAAATCAACCTTTCTCAAAACCGGCAACGAAACCAGTGGAGCCTATGAATTGATACAGGTAGAAGTGGAACCGCACGGCGGAAATGGATGGCACTATCACAAATCCTTCGACGAGTACTTTACTGTTTTAAAAGGAACCGCACAGGTGGGTAATGGCGAAAAGGAATACAGAATAGAAAAAGGCGGCAATGCCGTTGCGCACAAAGGGGCACTACATTATTTCTCAAACCCAACGGATTCTACTATCCTCCTTCTGGTTAAAGCCATGCCGGCAAGGGGCTTGGAAAAAAGTATCCGGGTAGCTTATGGCCTGGCAAACGACGGGCAGTTTGAAGGCGAAATCACGAAGAATCCGTGGCATATGGCGCTGTTGCTGGGCTATAGTGGCACTTACCTTCCCGGCATCCCCGGCTTTATACAGGAGCCTCTGGTTAACGCGCTGGCACAAATTGCGCAATGGAAGGGAGAGGATAAAGACCTGGAAAAGTATTATCGGTAACGGCAGCAAAACTAAAGCATAATGCACCCGGCAAACGTTTGCCGGGTGCATTATGCTTTAGTTGCTTACAATGACTGTTTGCCCAGGCGTTTCAGCCAAAATAACCCGCCTAAAATAGAAACAGGCGCAAAAATAAAAATAGCCAATAACTGTGTCCAGTGACTCCCTGTTGCCTTGAACAATGAAAACGTAGCGAAACCTGCAATAATTAACCCAAGCGCATAGTTTACTGCTAACGTTTTATGCTTTGCAATTAGCTGTACAACGAAGCCACTTAAAAAAGAAAAGACTATACCGTATAAAGCGGTTATCAACTGAAAACCAGTGGATGCCTGTGCATGTGGCTTTTGACCGGATAGGGTAAAAAGCAAAAGGGATGAGACGACGAAAATACCATA
This window harbors:
- a CDS encoding tudor domain-containing protein, with product MKRVVGLGLFLLLLYHTLGYVLVFISVQWQEQHDLSKQLIVYRSVDSIVEFQIPLKDKLNGTNLIDATTNGFGYRGRYYDVVSLQIQGDTLLIAGLETNKRSFWQSDLLTFLHDHLTNSDAANRKASQWLKFLLKEYSLTSQIVLHFPDYGWREAVLIPDQAFVIPLRSLPVHSPPPETRCC
- a CDS encoding helix-turn-helix transcriptional regulator, translated to MDKIDNHNWGNIFSDISQQEVFRNDRYVEVIANFNEPHLAHAQITTIQTPGIELVYANFNTERKLVLVDPENSESISSSFILSGEVESQFTLNKNSVHHWGNTHGFQYTPDFQGEHIILNHKLQAFSLCYDNTYFKTIAQSAGVHYLDQVLNSMERGQTLLVPPGKMALQPRMAELLHAIAKCNFQGLTKYLFIEAKTLELFALQLEQLNAGAGNGKNEKWSRADRERLKAVHDFINHTYLEPLTLTGICYRFGLNEFKLKKGYKHFFGTTVFGHIHTLRMRAAQQLLTSEQMNVSEVSFHIGYNNISSFSAAFKKHFGYLPGTIRLHTTAFY
- a CDS encoding cupin domain-containing protein, producing MNTIFEPAANKVRLWKWTSLVFYPIGVVRIWKGNHRLWVRLLYTLVGLPLFLLIFIYLAITGFAFFLPPLDMSVGNRTDRTIVNSGGNYKSTFLKTGNETSGAYELIQVEVEPHGGNGWHYHKSFDEYFTVLKGTAQVGNGEKEYRIEKGGNAVAHKGALHYFSNPTDSTILLLVKAMPARGLEKSIRVAYGLANDGQFEGEITKNPWHMALLLGYSGTYLPGIPGFIQEPLVNALAQIAQWKGEDKDLEKYYR